A part of Amycolatopsis camponoti genomic DNA contains:
- a CDS encoding carbon monoxide dehydrogenase maturation protein produces the protein MLIALTSVKGSPGVTTFTVALAANWPAAARRVVVECDPAGGDLAQRFVLPPSPGLLSLAAAARGQLEPEAVWNHTQPLVGEVRVMPGPSGSHQARAALSGVTASGSPLYGAGQLPGVALFVDCGRMDPGSPAEPVIRKADVLLLVSGTHSDELAHLAVRLHELGRAAARPCLVLAGQGHSTAEVERELGIPVMARIPHNPGAAAALTGHAVAGRREKGGLVRAAGAVARSLLGGTVPTQATGVPAALGTQVSGVPPQQIRTSGVRVVPPELPHNGAVLRKDVSS, from the coding sequence ATGTTGATCGCGTTGACCAGCGTCAAGGGATCGCCGGGCGTCACCACGTTCACCGTCGCGCTGGCCGCTAACTGGCCGGCCGCTGCCCGCCGCGTGGTGGTCGAATGCGATCCGGCGGGCGGGGATCTTGCTCAGCGATTCGTGTTGCCGCCGTCACCCGGCCTGCTCAGCCTGGCCGCCGCAGCGCGTGGCCAGCTCGAGCCCGAGGCAGTTTGGAATCACACACAGCCACTGGTCGGCGAGGTGCGCGTGATGCCCGGCCCGTCCGGCAGTCACCAGGCACGCGCCGCGCTGAGCGGCGTGACGGCCTCTGGCTCGCCCCTGTACGGCGCGGGGCAGCTGCCAGGTGTGGCGCTGTTCGTCGACTGCGGCCGGATGGACCCTGGCTCACCCGCAGAACCGGTGATCCGGAAGGCAGACGTTCTCCTGTTGGTCTCCGGCACCCACAGCGATGAGCTCGCGCACCTGGCTGTCCGGCTGCACGAGCTGGGACGAGCTGCCGCACGTCCCTGCCTGGTGCTCGCCGGCCAAGGGCACTCGACCGCCGAGGTCGAGCGCGAGCTGGGGATCCCGGTCATGGCGAGGATTCCCCACAATCCCGGTGCGGCCGCGGCGCTCACCGGTCATGCCGTGGCCGGACGACGGGAGAAAGGCGGGCTCGTGCGAGCGGCTGGGGCGGTTGCTCGGAGCCTGCTCGGCGGGACCGTCCCGACGCAAGCCACGGGCGTTCCGGCCGCCCTCGGAACGCAGGTTTCGGGGGTGCCACCTCAGCAGATCCGGACGTCCGGTGTCCGCGTCGTCCCGCCGGAACTGCCACACAACGGCGCCGTGCTCAGGAAGGACGTCTCGTCATGA
- a CDS encoding prepilin peptidase: MNAWLAAISGGAGFVLGAAGSLLTKRLLREPTRIVSSLWLGAIITALVLAVLGWSVGQRGELAVYAFVLTLGVPLAIIDWVEHRLPRIVVVPQLLGGASGLFCLCVARSDSAPGLRAVWAMLAAAGFYLLLAVLVEGGVGSGDVVLAAVVGLMTGWSGWAELAGALALASFLALVLLLVSREGVRRTAVPFGPCLLAGMTTMLAVAG; encoded by the coding sequence GTGAACGCCTGGCTTGCCGCCATCAGCGGCGGTGCGGGCTTCGTACTGGGCGCGGCGGGCAGCCTGCTCACCAAACGGCTTCTGCGCGAGCCGACCCGTATCGTGTCGTCCTTGTGGCTTGGCGCGATCATCACGGCGCTCGTGCTCGCCGTCCTTGGTTGGAGCGTCGGCCAGCGCGGCGAGCTGGCCGTCTACGCCTTCGTGCTGACGTTGGGCGTCCCACTCGCGATCATCGACTGGGTCGAACATCGGTTACCTCGGATCGTCGTGGTGCCCCAGCTGCTCGGCGGGGCCTCGGGGCTGTTCTGCTTGTGCGTCGCGCGCTCCGACTCGGCTCCAGGACTTCGTGCCGTCTGGGCGATGCTCGCCGCGGCGGGCTTCTATCTTTTGCTCGCCGTCCTGGTAGAGGGCGGTGTTGGCTCCGGTGACGTAGTCCTGGCAGCCGTCGTCGGCCTGATGACCGGGTGGTCCGGATGGGCCGAGCTGGCCGGCGCTCTGGCCCTCGCCTCGTTCCTCGCGCTGGTTTTGCTGCTCGTATCACGCGAGGGCGTCAGGCGTACAGCCGTACCGTTTGGCCCGTGCCTCCTCGCCGGGATGACGACGATGCTCGCGGTTGCCGGCTGA
- a CDS encoding SAF domain-containing protein, producing the protein MTSIRTDDHSTESEVGSVSWVGKKGRLTAVPTGRRPHRRLPHLLVGVLLVVVCVGGALWWSSTAQDRVPVLAVARPLSVGHALEPGDVREVEVSAADMVAIVPAGQAATVLGRRMATSLGVGSLLTPGSFGPSMIPAAGYAVVAVALKPGQFPLELAPGSPVLVVTSSVASPPAEQPAGGDSTWPATVTGVAKAEIDQNTVVSLQLPGTSAPALARVPSGQVSLVMLAVGDR; encoded by the coding sequence GTGACCAGCATCCGCACCGACGACCACAGCACCGAATCCGAGGTGGGTTCCGTGTCGTGGGTCGGAAAGAAGGGAAGGCTGACGGCCGTGCCGACCGGTCGCCGTCCGCATCGGCGGTTGCCGCACCTGCTCGTCGGCGTCCTGCTCGTCGTGGTCTGCGTCGGCGGCGCGCTCTGGTGGTCGAGCACCGCACAGGACCGAGTTCCGGTCCTGGCCGTCGCTCGCCCGCTGAGCGTCGGACACGCCCTCGAGCCTGGGGATGTCCGCGAGGTGGAGGTCTCGGCTGCCGACATGGTCGCCATCGTCCCGGCCGGGCAGGCAGCGACAGTGCTCGGCCGGCGCATGGCGACAAGCCTCGGCGTCGGCTCGCTGCTTACCCCGGGCAGCTTCGGCCCGTCGATGATTCCGGCCGCCGGGTACGCCGTCGTGGCGGTCGCTCTGAAGCCCGGCCAGTTCCCGCTGGAGCTCGCGCCCGGTTCTCCCGTCCTCGTGGTTACGTCATCGGTGGCTTCGCCTCCGGCAGAGCAGCCTGCAGGCGGCGACTCAACCTGGCCGGCGACGGTGACTGGTGTCGCCAAAGCGGAGATCGACCAGAACACCGTCGTCTCGCTGCAGCTGCCCGGCACCAGCGCACCGGCGCTCGCCCGAGTGCCTTCTGGCCAGGTCTCGTTGGTCATGCTCGCTGTCGGTGATCGCTGA
- a CDS encoding TadE/TadG family type IV pilus assembly protein has protein sequence MIARFRRALAGDRGEVSAELVIATPLLLLALLAIVQFALWSHAVHVAQAAASQALSVTRVQEGATSAGHDAGQRLLDDLVRGPLRSPRIEVVRTSTSASVSVEGEVVAVLPGVHLHVHAEAAGEVERFVPDV, from the coding sequence GTGATTGCGCGTTTTCGTCGTGCGTTGGCGGGGGATAGGGGAGAGGTAAGCGCCGAGCTGGTGATCGCGACGCCGCTGTTGCTGCTGGCGCTGCTGGCGATCGTCCAATTCGCACTTTGGTCGCACGCCGTCCACGTCGCTCAGGCAGCCGCTTCCCAAGCCCTGTCGGTGACCCGCGTCCAGGAGGGCGCCACCTCGGCCGGCCATGACGCCGGCCAGCGGCTGCTCGACGACTTGGTCCGTGGACCCCTGCGCTCGCCGCGTATCGAGGTCGTCCGTACTTCGACCTCGGCGTCGGTGAGTGTGGAGGGCGAGGTCGTCGCGGTCCTGCCCGGCGTGCACCTGCACGTGCACGCCGAAGCTGCCGGCGAGGTCGAAAGGTTCGTTCCGGACGTCTGA
- a CDS encoding pilus assembly protein TadG-related protein, giving the protein MDARRAAWWRAEEGQVSAFVVVLVLGLLALAGLGLDGGLALAAKVRATGQAESAARAGAQAIDLAAYRATGALRLVSADADELARWYLAGVGASGEVTATVDTVTVTVTTSQRTQLLSLIGIPAIGVHGSGAAHPQRGITTLEP; this is encoded by the coding sequence ATGGACGCCCGTCGTGCGGCGTGGTGGCGAGCAGAGGAAGGCCAGGTCTCGGCGTTCGTCGTCGTGCTCGTGCTCGGGCTGCTGGCCTTGGCCGGCCTGGGGCTCGACGGCGGACTCGCGCTCGCCGCAAAGGTCCGAGCGACCGGGCAGGCCGAATCTGCGGCACGGGCCGGCGCGCAAGCGATCGATCTCGCCGCGTACCGGGCGACCGGCGCGTTGCGGCTGGTCTCCGCGGACGCCGACGAGCTCGCCCGCTGGTATCTCGCCGGAGTCGGCGCCTCCGGCGAGGTGACCGCGACGGTCGACACCGTGACGGTCACGGTCACGACCAGCCAGCGCACCCAGCTACTGTCGCTCATCGGCATCCCGGCGATCGGCGTCCACGGCAGCGGCGCTGCACACCCCCAGCGCGGCATCACCACGCTCGAGCCCTGA
- a CDS encoding type II secretion system F family protein: MIAVVLIGIGTGLGLWLILAWAIPPRQTLQGRLSGAGSFVEVADATWATALARPLLPGLRALGLPGSGLERDLRVLGRGVDAHLAVKLVLCCTGLLAPFLLQGLLALGDLRLGFELPFVTAVVLAAAGFLLPDLDARAKAARARAEFRAALSAFLDLVWVTLAGGAGIESALLAAAGVGCGPAFTRLRRALAAAQLTRTTPWTTLRRLGDELDINELAELAASISLAGTEGAKIRASLSAKAGALRTHLVADAEAEAQAATERMALPVTLLFLGFLGFIAYPAITQVLNGI, encoded by the coding sequence ATGATCGCCGTCGTCTTGATCGGTATCGGAACCGGACTCGGCCTGTGGCTGATCCTGGCCTGGGCGATCCCTCCACGGCAGACACTTCAAGGACGGCTTTCAGGAGCGGGTTCGTTCGTCGAGGTTGCCGACGCGACGTGGGCTACGGCCTTGGCTCGGCCCCTCCTGCCTGGTCTGCGGGCGCTCGGCTTGCCGGGGAGTGGCCTCGAACGCGATCTACGCGTGCTCGGCCGTGGCGTCGATGCGCACTTGGCGGTGAAGCTCGTGCTCTGCTGTACCGGATTGCTGGCGCCGTTCCTGCTTCAAGGCCTACTTGCCCTCGGCGACCTCCGGCTCGGTTTCGAGCTCCCGTTCGTCACCGCGGTTGTGTTGGCCGCGGCGGGCTTTCTGCTACCCGACCTTGATGCCCGGGCGAAAGCCGCGCGTGCACGTGCAGAGTTCCGCGCCGCGTTGTCGGCGTTTCTGGACCTCGTCTGGGTCACCCTCGCGGGCGGCGCGGGGATCGAGTCGGCCTTGCTCGCGGCGGCGGGCGTCGGATGCGGACCGGCTTTCACCCGACTCCGTCGCGCGCTCGCCGCCGCCCAGCTGACGCGCACCACGCCTTGGACGACGCTGCGCCGGCTCGGTGACGAGCTGGACATCAACGAGCTCGCCGAACTCGCCGCGTCGATCTCCCTAGCCGGCACCGAGGGCGCCAAGATCCGCGCTTCGCTGTCCGCCAAGGCCGGCGCGCTGCGAACTCATCTCGTAGCCGACGCCGAGGCCGAGGCGCAGGCCGCGACCGAACGGATGGCACTGCCGGTGACCCTGCTGTTCCTCGGCTTCCTCGGGTTCATCGCGTATCCAGCCATCACGCAGGTCCTCAACGGGATCTGA
- a CDS encoding TadE/TadG family type IV pilus assembly protein: MNAVQLRRVVGWWRAQGGAVTAEAVLIAPVLVMLLVFVAVVVHRGVDARLRLDDAAHQAARAASLQRSPVAASTAAQATATLALVHAGLVCRDAAVATTTSASPGSTVLVSVRCTVDFGQALVLGVPGSRTLSATASEVIDTYRSQPATGGT; the protein is encoded by the coding sequence GTGAACGCCGTGCAGCTCCGGCGGGTGGTCGGCTGGTGGCGTGCCCAAGGCGGGGCGGTGACCGCCGAGGCCGTCCTGATCGCACCGGTCCTGGTCATGCTGCTGGTATTCGTCGCCGTAGTCGTCCACCGAGGCGTCGACGCGCGCCTGCGGCTCGATGACGCCGCGCACCAGGCCGCGCGCGCCGCGAGTCTGCAGCGATCGCCGGTCGCTGCCAGCACGGCGGCACAAGCGACCGCCACCTTGGCGCTCGTGCACGCTGGGCTGGTCTGTCGCGACGCCGCGGTCGCTACGACGACCTCGGCGAGCCCGGGGAGCACCGTCCTCGTCAGCGTCCGCTGCACCGTCGACTTCGGCCAGGCGCTCGTCCTGGGGGTGCCCGGCAGCCGGACGCTGAGCGCCACGGCCAGCGAGGTCATCGACACCTATCGCTCCCAACCAGCCACCGGAGGAACGTAA
- a CDS encoding DUF6355 family natural product biosynthesis protein: protein MTAASPAGATAEVQFREQCGYLGWGEYRHCDGGTGSRVDLDVEDIWGNLYRYCVGPGTTDLQPVIRWRVTGAWWNGGVGCIPGFEGPA, encoded by the coding sequence GTGACAGCAGCGAGCCCGGCTGGCGCGACCGCCGAAGTCCAGTTCCGCGAGCAGTGCGGCTACCTCGGCTGGGGCGAGTACCGGCACTGCGACGGCGGTACCGGCTCGCGGGTTGACCTGGACGTCGAAGACATCTGGGGGAACCTCTACCGCTACTGCGTCGGGCCCGGGACCACCGACCTCCAACCGGTGATCAGGTGGAGAGTGACCGGCGCCTGGTGGAACGGTGGCGTCGGCTGTATACCGGGCTTCGAAGGCCCGGCGTAA
- a CDS encoding CpaF family protein: MTVLDEHRQRAADGNPEGRLRTHLRHALASELPSRVGGDALTVTGERRRELAREVLLAASADHSEAELQAGRVLLPTDVEASVTDAVLDEVFGMGGLQPLLDDPAVETINVNSFNRVFVQYSDGTRAQVAPIAASNGELTDLIRTLAARASSEERRFDRGSPSLNLQLPGGERLFAVLGLTAGGITACSIRRHGYLTTSLAQLRRRGTLDVGLERFLRALVRARKNVLITGGTGIGKTTLLRAMAAEMDPLERIVTIEDAFELGLGIDPRQHADVTALQAREANVEGAGAISQAELVRWGLRMSPDRVIVGEIRGPEVIPMCNAMSQGNDGSMATLHASSSKIAFTRLASYAAQGAERLPLEATALLVASSVHFVVHLTKAGDRTTRVVSSIREVVDADGGTVVSNEIYRPGSDLRARPVAGALRSDTLDDLIDAGFDRELLAQPDGWWAA, translated from the coding sequence ATGACCGTGCTCGATGAACATCGCCAACGCGCCGCCGACGGAAATCCGGAGGGGCGGCTTCGCACTCACCTTCGTCATGCACTCGCCAGTGAGCTGCCAAGCCGCGTCGGTGGAGACGCGCTGACGGTCACCGGCGAACGCCGACGCGAACTCGCCCGGGAAGTTCTCCTCGCCGCGAGCGCCGACCACAGCGAAGCCGAGCTGCAGGCCGGCCGTGTCCTGCTTCCGACCGACGTCGAAGCCAGTGTCACCGACGCCGTGCTGGACGAGGTCTTCGGGATGGGCGGCCTGCAGCCACTGCTCGACGACCCGGCGGTCGAGACGATCAACGTCAACAGCTTCAACCGCGTCTTCGTGCAGTACTCCGATGGCACCCGCGCTCAGGTAGCTCCGATCGCGGCTTCGAACGGCGAGCTGACCGACCTGATCCGCACCCTCGCGGCGCGCGCGTCCTCGGAGGAGCGCCGGTTCGACCGTGGCTCTCCTTCGCTGAACCTCCAGCTCCCGGGAGGCGAGCGGCTGTTCGCCGTGCTCGGGCTCACCGCCGGCGGGATCACGGCGTGCTCGATCCGCCGCCACGGCTACCTCACGACCTCCCTCGCCCAGCTGCGCCGTCGCGGCACCCTCGACGTAGGCCTGGAGCGATTCCTCCGCGCGCTCGTCCGGGCTCGCAAGAACGTCCTGATCACCGGCGGCACCGGAATCGGCAAGACGACCCTGCTCCGCGCCATGGCGGCCGAGATGGACCCCCTCGAACGCATCGTCACCATCGAAGACGCCTTCGAGCTTGGCCTCGGTATCGATCCGAGGCAGCACGCCGACGTCACGGCGTTGCAGGCACGCGAGGCCAATGTCGAGGGAGCCGGTGCGATCAGCCAGGCCGAGCTCGTCCGCTGGGGCCTGCGGATGTCCCCGGACCGCGTGATCGTCGGCGAGATCCGCGGGCCCGAGGTCATCCCGATGTGCAACGCGATGTCCCAGGGCAACGACGGCTCGATGGCGACCCTGCACGCGAGCAGCTCGAAGATCGCGTTCACGCGCCTCGCGTCCTACGCCGCACAAGGCGCTGAACGGCTGCCGCTGGAGGCGACCGCCTTGCTCGTGGCGTCCAGCGTGCACTTCGTCGTCCATCTGACCAAAGCCGGAGATCGCACGACCAGGGTGGTCTCCTCGATCCGCGAGGTAGTCGATGCTGACGGCGGCACCGTCGTGTCCAACGAGATCTACCGCCCAGGCTCCGACCTCCGAGCACGTCCGGTCGCCGGCGCGCTCCGGTCCGACACGCTCGACGACCTCATCGACGCAGGGTTCGACCGCGAACTGCTCGCCCAGCCGGACGGGTGGTGGGCAGCATGA
- a CDS encoding tetratricopeptide repeat protein — translation MIIPNYWMRSSAGTARSSACLLVPSISGSPPTLTRQPARLDARGGAMRTIDSFAAAVHRKRRERGLTLGEVAAKAGYSASYLSKLLHGHRALLPAVVHDLDTALAAEGELDKIAAEQRGDSHAVTRPVQLPPAATEFVGREEQLQAMDHALITQGRPGATVTIVIEGGFWVGKTALAVHWASSVQARFPGGCLFADLRGLAPGAPAEPEEVLNGFLAALGVSAAELGTSSLQTRIARYRSLLAERPAVVILDNVVDYRQAEWLLPGGGSVVVATSRERQSGLLARTGGTAIELPPLPAGQAIELLGCRAGEARVRASAAAVELVVEQCGCLPMTILIAAEHLQRHRETTLDELAGRLGSDKTRLDLFTSSDPAVNIHGVVDVSYLALPAMARRVFRYLGVGPANVVGVESVAVLTELDLDRAREALRLLAEAHLVEPLADGRYRISHLLRAYAHQRALVEERLCEVERAHDRALRWYAATAWNANNTLIPSWADSGITPENLAGVEPMSFKEGGFEAAMAWCEREVATALQVARSARTYGAKDVLWLLPTAFLPYFVLTRSWNTWLVAAHDGLAAARAAGSDAGVARSLEALGWVEHELGRTDDGIAHLEEALRRHDELGDDRSRAWTAYGLGLAYASRDRLAEALELHELADRLFAGSAVKVGAAVNRAALADVCDHLGFADKAMEYALDALNRAQMFTAKAVLGMAHQRIGVLLSRHGHHRTALKHFDEALVVRGGNWQRWGVAETMVCRAEALQQLGLAEQALEAYSGGLRLLEKIGHPRALAVQARLAALESQLHADAEFGA, via the coding sequence TTGATCATTCCAAATTACTGGATGCGGAGCAGTGCAGGAACCGCCCGATCGAGTGCCTGCCTACTGGTCCCATCGATATCCGGGTCCCCGCCCACGCTGACGCGTCAACCGGCGCGTCTCGACGCGCGGGGAGGCGCGATGCGAACCATCGACAGCTTCGCGGCGGCGGTGCACCGCAAGCGGAGAGAACGTGGCCTGACGCTCGGCGAGGTGGCCGCGAAGGCGGGCTACAGCGCGAGCTACCTCTCGAAGCTGCTGCACGGCCACCGCGCCCTGTTGCCGGCCGTCGTGCACGACCTCGACACCGCGCTTGCGGCCGAGGGGGAGCTGGACAAGATCGCGGCGGAGCAGCGGGGCGACTCCCACGCGGTGACTCGCCCCGTCCAGCTTCCGCCGGCCGCCACCGAATTCGTCGGTCGCGAGGAACAGCTGCAGGCGATGGACCACGCGCTGATCACCCAAGGCCGTCCCGGCGCGACGGTGACCATTGTCATCGAAGGTGGATTCTGGGTCGGCAAGACCGCCCTGGCCGTGCACTGGGCGTCCAGCGTGCAAGCTCGCTTTCCCGGCGGCTGCCTGTTCGCCGACCTGCGCGGCCTCGCACCCGGCGCGCCGGCCGAACCGGAAGAGGTCCTAAACGGCTTCCTCGCGGCACTCGGCGTGAGCGCCGCCGAGCTCGGCACGTCCAGCTTGCAGACCCGGATCGCGCGCTACCGATCACTGCTCGCCGAGCGCCCCGCGGTCGTGATCCTCGACAACGTCGTCGATTACCGGCAAGCGGAGTGGCTGCTCCCGGGCGGCGGCAGTGTGGTGGTGGCGACGAGCCGGGAACGGCAGTCCGGCTTGCTCGCACGTACGGGCGGAACGGCGATCGAGCTGCCGCCACTTCCTGCCGGGCAAGCGATCGAGCTACTTGGGTGCCGAGCGGGAGAGGCTCGTGTGCGAGCCAGCGCGGCCGCTGTGGAGCTGGTCGTCGAGCAGTGTGGCTGTCTCCCGATGACGATCCTGATCGCCGCGGAGCACCTGCAGCGCCACCGGGAGACCACGCTGGACGAGCTGGCTGGCCGCCTCGGCTCGGACAAGACCCGTCTCGACCTCTTCACGTCGAGCGACCCGGCGGTGAACATCCACGGCGTGGTCGACGTCTCGTACCTGGCCCTGCCTGCGATGGCGAGGAGGGTGTTCCGGTACCTCGGGGTGGGGCCGGCCAACGTCGTCGGGGTCGAGTCGGTCGCCGTGCTCACCGAACTAGACCTCGACCGTGCCCGCGAAGCTCTGCGGCTGCTGGCGGAGGCACATCTCGTCGAGCCGCTCGCGGACGGCCGGTACCGGATCAGCCACCTGCTCCGGGCCTACGCGCACCAGCGCGCGCTGGTCGAGGAACGGCTGTGCGAGGTCGAGCGCGCCCACGACCGTGCCCTGCGTTGGTACGCCGCGACGGCGTGGAACGCGAACAACACCTTGATCCCCAGCTGGGCGGACAGTGGAATCACACCGGAGAACCTGGCGGGCGTCGAGCCGATGTCGTTCAAGGAGGGCGGCTTCGAGGCGGCGATGGCCTGGTGTGAGCGGGAGGTGGCCACCGCTCTCCAGGTGGCACGCAGCGCGCGGACGTACGGGGCGAAGGACGTCCTGTGGCTGCTGCCCACGGCCTTCTTGCCGTACTTCGTGCTTACGCGCAGCTGGAACACGTGGTTGGTCGCGGCGCACGACGGTCTCGCCGCCGCACGCGCGGCCGGCAGCGACGCCGGAGTCGCGCGGAGCCTGGAGGCTCTCGGCTGGGTGGAGCACGAGCTCGGCCGGACGGATGACGGCATCGCGCACCTTGAGGAAGCACTCCGTCGGCATGACGAGCTCGGAGATGATCGGTCCCGGGCGTGGACCGCGTACGGACTCGGCCTCGCGTACGCCAGCCGCGACCGGCTCGCCGAGGCGCTCGAGCTTCACGAGCTCGCCGACCGCTTGTTCGCGGGCTCCGCGGTCAAGGTCGGCGCTGCGGTCAACCGGGCCGCGCTTGCCGACGTATGCGATCACCTCGGCTTCGCGGACAAGGCGATGGAGTACGCGCTAGACGCGCTGAACCGGGCGCAGATGTTCACCGCGAAAGCGGTCCTCGGCATGGCCCATCAACGCATCGGTGTCTTGCTCAGCCGACACGGTCACCACCGGACCGCGCTGAAGCACTTCGACGAGGCGTTGGTTGTCCGTGGCGGGAATTGGCAGCGATGGGGAGTCGCGGAGACCATGGTGTGCCGGGCTGAAGCACTTCAGCAGCTTGGACTGGCCGAACAGGCTCTCGAAGCTTATTCCGGAGGCCTCCGTCTCCTGGAGAAGATTGGGCACCCGCGGGCACTCGCGGTCCAGGCTCGGCTTGCTGCGTTGGAGTCTCAGCTTCATGCAGATGCAGAGTTCGGAGCCTAG
- a CDS encoding type II secretion system F family protein has protein sequence MSSTVIGCVIGLGTSVGLLFILVGLRRPQLATGRRPAGRELPWRTDRRWGFRLALAAGIGLLAGTATGWVVGGVLASAAAWFLPALVGPDRAHVRRVARIEAVASWTEMLRDTLSAAAGLEQAILATAPLAPAAIRGDVANLAVRLQSGQRLAPALRLLADEVADSTADLVIASLILAAENQARQLGELLGSLAETARAQAAMRTRVETGRARTRTSVRVIVGTTIVFAIGVVVLNRAYLTAYDSPLGQAVLLGIGALFGTGFGWLARIVAGRAAPRLLSLREQPEPEPATAALWGGE, from the coding sequence ATGAGCAGCACCGTGATCGGCTGCGTGATCGGGCTCGGGACTTCCGTCGGGCTGCTGTTCATCCTTGTCGGGCTTCGGCGGCCGCAGCTGGCGACCGGACGACGTCCGGCTGGCCGAGAGCTGCCCTGGCGTACCGATCGGCGTTGGGGTTTTCGTTTGGCGCTCGCGGCGGGCATCGGCCTGCTTGCCGGCACGGCGACCGGCTGGGTTGTGGGAGGAGTTCTTGCATCCGCCGCGGCCTGGTTCCTGCCTGCGCTGGTCGGACCGGATCGTGCTCACGTCCGCCGGGTCGCGCGCATTGAGGCCGTGGCGTCGTGGACCGAGATGTTGCGCGACACGCTCTCAGCCGCAGCTGGCCTGGAGCAGGCGATCCTCGCCACGGCCCCGCTGGCGCCGGCAGCGATTCGCGGCGACGTGGCCAACCTCGCCGTGCGGCTGCAGAGTGGCCAGCGGCTTGCGCCGGCCTTGCGGCTGCTGGCGGACGAGGTCGCCGACTCGACCGCGGACCTGGTCATCGCGTCGTTGATCCTCGCGGCCGAGAACCAGGCTCGCCAGCTCGGCGAGCTGCTCGGCTCCCTGGCCGAAACCGCTCGGGCACAAGCAGCGATGCGCACGCGCGTCGAAACCGGGCGTGCCCGCACGCGCACCTCGGTCCGGGTCATCGTGGGCACCACCATCGTCTTTGCCATCGGAGTCGTCGTGCTCAACCGCGCCTACCTCACGGCGTATGACAGCCCGCTCGGACAGGCAGTCCTGCTCGGAATCGGCGCGCTGTTCGGCACCGGATTCGGCTGGCTCGCCCGGATCGTGGCTGGTCGGGCTGCGCCGCGGCTGCTCTCGCTCCGTGAGCAACCGGAGCCGGAACCGGCTACGGCGGCCTTGTGGGGAGGTGAGTGA
- a CDS encoding DUF4231 domain-containing protein, whose translation MTIRRGPGQADWMDTATRDGEPLPPPLLAKWRWFRSAGTKHRRRYKLAESLAIVAAATIPVASSLRLDPSMAAILGAVVLVATAARTTFQSHENWIEFSGVAYEIEKEVALYLAKVPPYHDDNHLQILTERAEELMTHSRRRWASRRASAVRESSSPKTTG comes from the coding sequence ATGACGATCAGGCGTGGGCCCGGGCAGGCCGACTGGATGGACACTGCAACCCGCGACGGTGAGCCGTTGCCCCCTCCCCTCCTGGCGAAGTGGCGCTGGTTTCGATCCGCCGGCACCAAACACAGGCGCAGATACAAACTTGCCGAGAGCCTTGCCATCGTCGCGGCCGCGACGATACCCGTGGCAAGTTCCCTCAGACTGGACCCATCTATGGCCGCGATACTCGGAGCGGTCGTACTGGTGGCGACAGCCGCACGAACCACCTTTCAATCACACGAGAACTGGATCGAATTCAGCGGGGTCGCATACGAGATCGAGAAGGAGGTCGCCCTCTACCTGGCCAAAGTTCCTCCTTACCACGACGATAACCACCTCCAAATTCTCACGGAACGAGCTGAGGAGCTCATGACCCATAGCCGTCGACGCTGGGCTTCGCGTCGGGCATCTGCAGTCCGCGAGTCCAGCTCGCCCAAGACCACTGGCTGA